The Belonocnema kinseyi isolate 2016_QV_RU_SX_M_011 chromosome 10, B_treatae_v1, whole genome shotgun sequence genome has a window encoding:
- the LOC117181329 gene encoding protein GVQW3-like, translating into MTLEMLEKCFGNDALKKPAVYQWPEGFTNGRESINDYDRSGRPSTSKTNENVDKVRKILAENRKLTIRELTADLNIAYGSVQTIIVNVLGLRRVAAKLVPKDLYFMQKRRSCRYRSRHAF; encoded by the coding sequence ATGACTTTGGAAATGTTGGAAAAATGTTTCGGCAACGATGCTCTAAAAAAACCAGCTGTGTATCAGTGGCCTGAAGGCTTTACCAATGGACGTGAGTCCATCAATGATTATGATCGCAGTGGTAGGCCGTCGACATCAAAAACCAACGAAAACGTTGATAAAGTACGaaaaattttggctgaaaatcgtAAGTTAACCATTCGAGAGTTGACAGCTGACTTAAACATTGCTTATGGATCTGTTCAAACCATTATCGTAAATGTTTTGGGATTGCGTCGTGTTGCTGCAAAATTAGTACCAAAAGATCtgtattttatgcaaaaaagaagaTCGTGTCGATATCGCTCAAGACATGCTTTCTAA